From the genome of Bordetella sp. H567, one region includes:
- a CDS encoding L-idonate 5-dehydrogenase — MSLACRIHGARDLRLEPDEPAPLAPHEVELRLGAAGICGSDLHYFLHGRVGAFVIREPLIPGHEASGVVTRVGDAVTRVAPGMKVAINPSHPCGRCDYCRAGRDNLCSNMRFLGSASVYPHVQGMFRERFVMGERQLTPVLEDISLGELACAEPLSIGLHGVRRAGEMMGRTVLITGGGTIGCMTVIAARLAGAARIIVCDIADRPLEMARMVGADATVRSDTADAREIADVADIAIEAAGSPAALATCLAATRRGGRIVQVGTLPGEGLHFPANSIMARELDYVGAFRAGPEFDWAVAYLRTRKVDVRPLMSAQLPLDQAVAAFELAADRTRSTKVQLVCD, encoded by the coding sequence ATGAGCCTGGCCTGCCGCATACATGGCGCGCGCGATCTGCGCCTGGAGCCCGACGAGCCCGCGCCGCTGGCGCCGCACGAGGTCGAACTGCGCCTGGGCGCCGCCGGCATCTGCGGATCGGACCTTCACTATTTCCTGCACGGCCGCGTCGGCGCCTTCGTCATCCGCGAACCGCTCATCCCCGGCCATGAGGCCTCGGGTGTCGTCACCCGCGTGGGCGATGCCGTCACGCGTGTCGCGCCCGGGATGAAAGTCGCCATCAATCCCTCGCATCCCTGCGGCCGCTGCGACTACTGCCGCGCCGGCCGCGACAACCTGTGCAGCAACATGCGCTTCCTGGGCAGCGCCAGCGTCTATCCGCATGTGCAGGGCATGTTCCGCGAGCGCTTCGTCATGGGCGAACGGCAACTCACGCCGGTGCTGGAGGACATCTCCCTGGGCGAGCTGGCCTGCGCCGAGCCGCTGTCCATCGGCCTGCACGGCGTGCGCCGCGCCGGCGAAATGATGGGCCGCACCGTCCTGATCACCGGCGGGGGCACCATCGGCTGCATGACCGTGATCGCGGCACGCCTGGCCGGCGCCGCGCGCATCATCGTCTGCGATATCGCCGACCGTCCCCTGGAAATGGCCCGCATGGTGGGCGCGGACGCCACGGTGCGCAGCGATACCGCGGACGCCCGCGAGATCGCCGACGTGGCGGACATCGCCATCGAGGCCGCCGGCAGCCCGGCCGCGCTGGCCACCTGCCTGGCGGCCACGCGGCGCGGCGGCCGCATCGTCCAGGTGGGCACGCTGCCCGGCGAGGGCCTGCACTTTCCCGCCAACAGCATCATGGCCCGCGAGCTCGACTACGTCGGCGCGTTCCGCGCCGGCCCGGAATTCGACTGGGCGGTCGCCTACCTGCGCACGCGCAAGGTGGACGTCCGCCCCCTGATGAGCGCCCAGTTGCCGCTGGACCAGGCCGTCGCGGCCTTCGAGCTGGCAGCCGACCGGACCCGCAGTACCAAGGTGCAACTCGTATGTGATTGA
- a CDS encoding FadR/GntR family transcriptional regulator, translated as MPFQAIEPRRLYRQIADQLRALIERGEFPVGTRLPPERDLALKMGVSRPSVREALIALEVEGLVEVRMGSGIYVRPRGDEAGGGSVVAESPLDTILARQLIEGELAAQAALVMKGEDIDGLREALDVMREEAASGNIPARGDRLFHVRIAAATENSVLLRLVGELYDERHNPLAVQLGSHFENAESWEAAIAEHERVVDAIQAGDAEAARAAMRDHMTKSHDRFTAHWSPADAAAAGRRRPASRTMHRTT; from the coding sequence ATGCCGTTTCAAGCCATCGAACCGCGCCGTCTGTACCGTCAGATCGCCGACCAGCTCCGCGCGCTGATCGAGCGGGGGGAATTCCCCGTGGGCACGCGCCTGCCGCCGGAACGCGACCTGGCGTTGAAGATGGGCGTGTCGCGGCCCTCGGTGCGGGAGGCTTTGATCGCGCTGGAGGTCGAAGGCCTGGTGGAAGTGCGCATGGGGTCGGGCATCTACGTGCGGCCGCGCGGCGACGAGGCCGGCGGTGGCAGCGTGGTGGCGGAAAGCCCGCTGGACACCATCCTGGCGCGCCAGCTGATCGAGGGCGAACTCGCGGCGCAGGCCGCTTTGGTGATGAAGGGCGAGGATATCGACGGCCTGCGCGAAGCGCTGGACGTGATGCGTGAAGAAGCCGCGTCGGGCAACATCCCGGCGCGCGGCGACCGCCTGTTTCACGTGCGCATCGCCGCGGCCACGGAAAACTCGGTGCTGCTGCGGCTGGTGGGGGAGTTGTACGACGAACGCCACAACCCCCTGGCGGTGCAGCTGGGCAGCCATTTCGAGAACGCGGAGAGCTGGGAGGCGGCCATCGCCGAGCACGAGCGCGTGGTGGACGCCATCCAGGCGGGCGATGCCGAGGCCGCGCGTGCCGCCATGCGCGACCACATGACGAAGTCGCATGACCGGTTTACCGCGCATTGGTCGCCGGCCGATGCGGCGGCGGCAGGCCGGCGCAGGCCGGCTTCCAGAACGATGCACCGGACGACATAG
- a CDS encoding diacylglycerol kinase has translation MTPTPQHSPYKSTGGVRRLFNALRYSMQGFRAAIRYEAAFRQELALAVLLIPAAFWLGRSVLEVFILIMSVTMVLVTELLNSAIEALADALSVEMHPLLGRAKDLGSAAVLLCLIFTIAIWVAVAVGRFLL, from the coding sequence ATGACGCCTACACCGCAGCACTCGCCCTACAAAAGCACTGGCGGCGTTCGCCGCCTCTTCAACGCGCTGCGCTATTCGATGCAGGGCTTCCGTGCCGCCATCCGCTACGAAGCCGCGTTCCGCCAGGAGCTGGCACTGGCCGTCCTGCTGATTCCGGCCGCCTTCTGGCTGGGACGTTCCGTGCTGGAGGTTTTCATCCTGATCATGTCGGTCACGATGGTGCTGGTGACGGAACTGCTGAACTCCGCCATCGAGGCACTGGCCGACGCGCTGTCGGTCGAAATGCATCCATTACTGGGCCGCGCCAAGGATTTGGGCAGCGCGGCCGTGCTGCTGTGCCTGATCTTCACCATCGCCATCTGGGTCGCCGTGGCGGTCGGCCGCTTTCTGCTGTAG